A DNA window from Purpureocillium takamizusanense chromosome 9, complete sequence contains the following coding sequences:
- the ATP20 gene encoding ATP synthase subunit G atp20 (EggNog:ENOG503P5ST~COG:C) — translation MAVSTLARPMLRSPALRMASRRFESTAASKATEAAKDTASKAQQGLSRVTSAAGPAIAGAAKGVTNALGRIGGRTGKAIAFVERQTPFVVYYSKVGLELGKLVFQGQKMSPPSMATFQTYYQNLWRSIQTGTIFQAPANLLQSVRSLSTAQLATGGVILAECLGFFTVGEMIGRLKLVGYHGETAHH, via the exons ATGGCTGTCTCgaccctcgcccgccccatgctccgctcgccggcgctccggatggcctcgcgccgcTTCGAGAGCACTGCCGCCAGCAAGGCCACCGAGGCTGCCAAGGACACCGCCAGTAAGGCTCAGCAGGGCCTCTCGCGCGTGACGAGCGCTGCCGGCCctgccatcgccggcgcggccaagggcgTCACCAACGCCCTGGGCCGCATCGGCGGGCGCACTGGCAAGGCCATTGCCTTTGTTGAGC GGCAAACCCCCTTCGTCGTCTACTACTCCAAGGTCGGCCTGGAGCTCGGCAAGCTCGTGTTCCAGGGCCAGAAGATGAGCCCTCC TTCCATGGCCACCTTCCAGACCTACTACCAGAACCTGTGGCGCTCCATCCAGACTGGCACCATCTTCCAGGCTCCCGCCAACCTCCTCCAGTCCGTCCGCAGCCTCAGCACCGCGCAGCTGGCCACTGGCGGCGTCATCCTGGCTGAGTGTCTCGGCTTCTTCACCGTTGGCGAGATGATTGGCCGCCTCAAGCTCGTCGGCTACCACGGCGAGACCGCCCACCACTAA
- the lad1 gene encoding L-iditol 2-dehydrogenase (COG:Q~EggNog:ENOG503NUZ0), translating into MPPSATDGASADNSNGAGVALSLKPNIGVYTNPKHDLWINAAEPTAESVKSGADLKPGEVTVAIRSTGICGSDVHFWHAGCIGPMIVEGDHILGHESAGDVIAVHPSVKHLKVGDRVAVEPNVICNACEPCLTGRYNGCENVAFLSTPPVPGLLRRYVNHPAVWCHKIGNMSYENGSLLEPLSVALAGMQRANIQLGDPVLVCGAGPIGLVTLLCCAAAGACPIVVTDISESRLAFAKELCPRVITHKVEKMSAEDSAKAIVQSFGGVEPAITMECTGVESSIASAIWATKFGGKVFIIGVGKNEINIPFMRASVREVDIQLQYRYCNTWPRAIRLVESGVIDLARLVTHRFKLEDALKAFETSADPKSGAIKVQIQSLD; encoded by the exons atgccgCCATCAGCGACGGACGGTGCCTCCGCCGACAACTCCAACGGCGCCGGTGTCGCCTTGTCCCTGAAGCCCAACATTGGCGTCTACACCAATCCCAAGCATGACCTGTGGATCAATGCCGCCGAGCCTACCGCGGAGAGCGTCAAATCTGGCGCCGACCTGAAACCCGGCGAGGTTACCGTTGCGATTCGCAGTACCGGCATCTGCGG CTCCGACGTTCATTTTTGGCATGCAGGCTGCATCGGCCCCATgatcgtcgagggcgaccaCATCCTCGGCCACGAATCTGCTGGCGACGTCATCGCCGTGCATCCGTCCGTAAAGCACCTCAAGGTCGGCGACCGGGTAGCCGTGGAGCCCAACGTCATTTGCAACGCCTGTGAACCTTGCTTGACGGGCCGCTACAACGGCTGCGAGAATGTCGCCTTCCTCTCCACGCCGCCGGTACCCGGTCTGCTGCGGCGGTACGTCAACCACCCTGCGGTGTGGTGTCACAAAATTGGCAACATGTCGTACGAAAACGGCTCGCTCCTCGAACCCTTGAGCGTGGCTCTCGCGGGGATGCAGCGAGCCAACATCCAGCTCGGAGATCCTGTCCTGGTgtgcggcgccgggcccATTGGTCTGGTAACcctgctgtgctgcgctgcggccggcgcgtgCCCGATTGTCGTCACGGACATCTCAGAGAGCCGTCTCGCCTTTGCAAAGGAGCTCTGCCCGCGCGTCATCACGCACAAGGTGGAAAAGATGTCCGCCGAGGactcggccaaggccattGTCCAGtcctttggcggcgtcgagcctgCCATCACAATGGAGTGTACAGGCGTCGAGAGCAGCATTGCCTCTGCCATCTGGGCCACCAAGTTTGGCGGCAAGgtcttcatcatcggcgtGGGTAAGAACGAGATCAACATCCCCTTCATGCGCGCCAGCGTCCGCGAGGTCGATATTCAGCTGCAGTACCGGTACTGCAACACCTGGCCTCGGGCGATCCGGCTCGTAGAGAGCGGCGTCATTGATTTGGCGAGACTCGTCACGCATCGCTTCAAGCTGGAGGATGCGCTCAAGGCATTTGAGACGTCGGCGGATCCCAAGAGCGGTGCTATAAAGGTTCAGATACAGAGCCTCGACTAG